One part of the Helicobacter cetorum MIT 99-5656 genome encodes these proteins:
- the ureA gene encoding urease subunit alpha, producing the protein MKLTPKELDKLMLHYAGELAKKRKERGIKLNYVEAVALISAHIMEEARAGKKSAADLMQEGRTLLKADDVMDGVASMIHEVGIEAMFPDGTKLVTVHTPIECNGKLTPGELFLKDEDITINEGKQAISLKVKNVGDRPVQIGSHFHFFEVNKCLDFDREKAFGKRLDIASGTAVRFEPGEEKSVELIEIGGSRRIFGFNALVDRQADNESKKIALHRAKERGFHGAKSDDNYVKTIKE; encoded by the coding sequence ATGAAACTCACCCCAAAAGAGTTGGATAAGTTAATGCTCCACTATGCTGGAGAATTAGCCAAAAAACGCAAAGAAAGAGGTATTAAGCTCAACTATGTAGAAGCTGTAGCTTTAATTAGTGCTCATATTATGGAAGAAGCAAGAGCGGGCAAGAAAAGTGCGGCCGATTTGATGCAAGAAGGACGCACTCTTTTGAAAGCCGATGATGTCATGGATGGTGTAGCTAGCATGATTCATGAAGTAGGCATTGAAGCGATGTTTCCTGATGGAACCAAACTCGTAACCGTGCATACTCCTATTGAATGTAACGGCAAATTAACTCCCGGTGAGTTGTTCTTAAAAGATGAAGACATTACTATCAACGAAGGCAAACAAGCCATTAGCTTAAAAGTTAAGAATGTCGGCGATAGACCTGTTCAAATCGGTTCTCACTTCCATTTCTTTGAAGTGAATAAGTGCTTAGATTTTGACAGAGAGAAAGCTTTTGGCAAGCGTTTAGATATTGCTAGCGGAACAGCGGTAAGGTTTGAGCCTGGTGAAGAAAAATCCGTTGAGTTGATTGAAATTGGCGGAAGCAGAAGAATCTTTGGATTTAACGCATTAGTTGATAGACAAGCGGATAATGAAAGCAAGAAAATTGCTTTACATAGAGCTAAAGAGCGTGGTTTTCATGGTGCTAAAAGCGATGATAACTATGTAAAAACAATTAAGGAGTAA
- the ureB gene encoding urease subunit beta gives MKKISRKEYASMYGPTTGDKVRLGDTELIAEVEHDYTIYGEELKFGGGKTLREGMSQSNNPSKEELDLIITNCLIVDYTGIYKADIGIKDGKIAGIGKGGNKDMQDGVKNNLCVGPATEALAGEGLIVTAGGIDTHIHFISPQQIPTAFASGVTTMIGGGTGPADGTNATTITPGRRNLKWMLRAAEEYSMNLGFLGKGNASNDACLADQIEAGAIGFKIHEDWGTTPSAINHALDIADKYDVQVAIHTDTLNEAGCVEDTMAAIAGRTMHTFHTEGAGGGHAPDIIKVAGEHNILPASTNPTIPFTVNTEAEHMDMLMVCHHLDKSIKEDVQFADSRIRPQTIAAEDALHDMGIFSITSSDSQAMGRVGEVITRTWQTADKNKKEFGRLKEEKGDNDNFRIKRYLSKYTINPAIAHGISEYVGSVEVGKVADLVLWSPAFFGVKPNMIIKGGFIALSQMGDANASIPTPQPVYYREMFAHHGKAKYDANITFVSQVAYENGIKEELGLERQVLPVKNCRNITKKDMQFNDTTAHIEVNPETYHVHVDGKEVTSKAADKVSLAQLFSIF, from the coding sequence ATGAAAAAGATTAGTAGAAAAGAATACGCATCTATGTATGGTCCCACTACTGGCGATAAAGTGAGATTGGGCGATACAGAACTTATTGCTGAAGTAGAACACGACTACACTATTTATGGTGAAGAGCTTAAATTTGGTGGCGGTAAAACTTTAAGAGAAGGCATGAGTCAGTCTAATAATCCTAGCAAGGAAGAGTTAGATTTAATCATCACTAACTGCCTAATCGTAGATTATACCGGTATCTATAAGGCTGATATTGGCATTAAGGATGGCAAAATCGCTGGCATTGGTAAGGGCGGAAACAAGGATATGCAAGATGGCGTTAAAAACAATCTTTGCGTAGGTCCTGCTACTGAAGCGTTAGCTGGCGAAGGCTTGATTGTTACTGCAGGTGGGATTGATACACATATCCACTTCATTTCTCCGCAACAAATTCCTACAGCTTTTGCAAGCGGTGTAACTACTATGATTGGTGGAGGCACAGGTCCTGCTGATGGAACAAACGCTACAACCATTACTCCGGGCAGAAGAAATTTAAAGTGGATGCTAAGAGCCGCAGAAGAATATTCTATGAACTTAGGTTTCTTAGGTAAAGGTAATGCCTCTAATGACGCATGCTTAGCTGATCAAATTGAGGCGGGTGCGATTGGCTTTAAAATCCACGAAGACTGGGGCACAACTCCATCTGCAATCAACCATGCTTTAGACATTGCTGATAAATATGATGTTCAAGTGGCCATCCATACAGATACTTTAAATGAAGCAGGTTGTGTAGAAGACACTATGGCTGCCATTGCTGGACGCACAATGCATACATTCCACACTGAAGGTGCTGGTGGAGGACACGCTCCTGATATCATTAAAGTAGCTGGTGAGCATAATATTCTACCTGCTTCAACTAACCCTACTATTCCTTTCACAGTGAATACTGAAGCAGAGCATATGGATATGTTGATGGTTTGCCACCACTTAGATAAGAGCATTAAAGAAGATGTTCAGTTCGCTGATTCAAGAATCCGCCCCCAAACCATTGCGGCTGAAGATGCTTTGCATGACATGGGAATTTTCTCTATTACAAGTTCGGACTCACAAGCTATGGGTCGTGTGGGTGAAGTTATCACTAGAACTTGGCAAACCGCTGATAAAAACAAAAAAGAGTTTGGTCGCTTGAAAGAAGAAAAGGGCGATAATGATAACTTTAGAATCAAACGCTACTTGTCTAAATACACTATTAACCCAGCGATTGCTCATGGCATTAGTGAGTATGTTGGTTCTGTAGAAGTAGGCAAGGTGGCTGACTTAGTATTGTGGAGTCCAGCATTCTTTGGTGTGAAGCCAAACATGATTATTAAGGGTGGTTTCATCGCTCTTTCTCAAATGGGTGATGCAAACGCTTCTATTCCTACCCCTCAACCTGTATATTACAGAGAGATGTTTGCTCATCATGGTAAAGCTAAGTATGATGCAAATATCACTTTTGTATCTCAAGTAGCTTATGAAAACGGCATTAAAGAAGAGTTAGGACTTGAAAGACAAGTATTACCAGTTAAAAATTGCAGAAATATCACTAAAAAGGACATGCAATTTAATGACACTACCGCTCATATTGAAGTCAACCCTGAAACCTACCATGTGCATGTAGATGGCAAAGAAGTAACTTCTAAAGCGGCCGATAAAGTAAGCTTGGCCCAACTCTTTAGTATTTTCTAG
- a CDS encoding cytochrome c3 family protein: MKEFIKRNRYYVLFIFIIGATIGMVFSLTLAEIVEKTADDKFCGYCHIMQPMVKSFLQDSHGGNNKVGFKAKCVDCHLPHNNVTHYLFEKARLGINDVIGNVFFDPKNHVNWEEKRKEAKNYVPDSGCSHCHSNLRDATSSNLKAFLPHRDYFEKYTTKTCVECHANEVGHKNLSKHLKDYLKDNYRPYPNSPNKDGLSQ; this comes from the coding sequence TTGAAAGAGTTTATTAAAAGAAATCGTTACTATGTGCTGTTTATCTTTATTATTGGTGCTACCATCGGCATGGTCTTTTCGCTCACACTGGCAGAAATTGTGGAAAAAACCGCCGATGACAAATTCTGTGGCTATTGCCATATCATGCAACCTATGGTTAAATCTTTCTTGCAAGATTCTCATGGGGGCAATAACAAAGTAGGCTTTAAGGCTAAATGCGTAGATTGCCACTTGCCCCATAACAATGTTACGCATTATCTCTTTGAAAAAGCTAGATTAGGCATCAATGATGTAATAGGAAATGTGTTTTTTGACCCAAAAAACCATGTAAATTGGGAAGAAAAACGCAAAGAAGCTAAAAACTATGTGCCTGATTCTGGGTGTTCGCATTGTCATTCAAATTTGAGAGACGCTACTTCAAGCAATTTAAAAGCTTTCTTACCCCACAGAGATTATTTTGAAAAATACACCACCAAAACTTGCGTAGAGTGCCATGCAAATGAAGTGGGGCATAAAAATTTAAGCAAGCATTTAAAAGATTATTTGAAAGATAATTACAGACCCTACCCCAATAGTCCTAATAAAGACGGCCTATCTCAATAG
- the ureE gene encoding urease accessory protein UreE yields the protein MIIERLSGNLRDLNPLDFNVDYVNLEWFETRKKIARFKTEQAKDIAIRLKDAPKLGLSHGDILFKEGKDIIAINILASQVIHIEAKSVAEVAKICYEIGNRHAALYYGENPFEFKTPFDKPMLALLEKLGIQNRVLSSRLDSKERLTVSMAHSEPNFKVSLASDFKIVMK from the coding sequence ATGATTATAGAGCGTTTGAGTGGCAATCTAAGAGATTTAAACCCCTTAGATTTCAATGTGGATTATGTAAATTTAGAGTGGTTTGAAACCAGAAAAAAAATCGCTAGGTTTAAAACCGAGCAAGCTAAAGACATAGCCATACGCCTTAAAGACGCTCCCAAATTAGGACTCTCTCACGGAGATATTTTATTTAAAGAAGGTAAGGATATTATTGCCATCAACATCTTAGCTTCTCAAGTCATTCATATTGAAGCTAAGAGTGTTGCTGAAGTGGCAAAGATTTGCTATGAAATAGGCAATCGCCATGCAGCCTTATACTATGGCGAAAACCCATTTGAATTTAAAACACCATTTGACAAACCCATGTTAGCTTTATTAGAAAAGCTAGGCATTCAAAATCGTGTTTTAAGTTCAAGGCTAGATTCAAAAGAACGCTTGACTGTGAGCATGGCTCATAGTGAGCCTAATTTTAAAGTCTCCTTAGCGAGTGATTTTAAAATTGTGATGAAATGA
- the rpsT gene encoding 30S ribosomal protein S20 translates to MANHKSAEKRIRQTIKRTERNRFYKTKIKNIIKAVREAVAANDVAKAQERLKIANKELHKFVSKGILKKNTASRKVSRLNASVKKIALAS, encoded by the coding sequence ATGGCAAATCATAAGTCCGCAGAAAAGAGAATCAGACAGACCATTAAAAGAACTGAGCGTAACAGGTTTTATAAAACTAAGATTAAGAATATTATTAAGGCAGTGCGTGAAGCAGTCGCAGCTAATGATGTAGCAAAAGCTCAAGAGCGTTTGAAAATCGCTAATAAAGAGTTGCATAAATTTGTCAGCAAGGGTATTTTAAAGAAAAATACCGCTTCTAGGAAAGTCTCAAGGCTTAATGCTTCGGTGAAAAAAATCGCTCTTGCTTCTTAA
- the lspA gene encoding signal peptidase II yields MLKTTQKSLLVFIGVFLLILGLDQAIKHTILEGFRYESSVIDIVLVFNKGVAFSLLSFLDEALKYLQILLIIGLFVFLMRQMDFFKTHSIEFGMVFGAGTSNILDRFVHGGVVDYVYYHYGFDFAIFNFADVMIDVGVGVLLLRQFFFKQKQNKIKA; encoded by the coding sequence GTGTTGAAAACCACTCAAAAAAGCCTGTTGGTTTTTATAGGGGTTTTTCTTCTTATCTTAGGTTTAGACCAAGCGATTAAGCACACTATTTTAGAAGGGTTTCGCTATGAAAGTTCTGTTATAGATATTGTTTTAGTGTTTAATAAGGGCGTAGCGTTTTCGCTACTAAGTTTCTTAGATGAAGCGTTGAAATACCTACAAATCCTTTTAATCATAGGGCTTTTTGTTTTTTTAATGCGGCAAATGGATTTTTTCAAAACCCATTCTATAGAGTTTGGCATGGTATTTGGAGCTGGAACATCTAATATCCTAGACAGATTTGTGCATGGGGGCGTTGTGGATTATGTATACTACCATTATGGATTTGATTTTGCCATTTTTAATTTTGCTGATGTGATGATAGATGTAGGCGTGGGTGTTTTATTACTGAGACAATTCTTTTTTAAGCAAAAACAAAACAAAATTAAGGCATAA
- a CDS encoding AmiS/UreI family transporter, with amino-acid sequence MLGLVLLYVAIVLISNGICGLTKVDPKSTAVMNYFVGGLSIICNTIAITYFALNPSTPVEGAEDVAQVSHHLTSFYGPATGLLFGFTYLYAAINHTFNLDWRPFSWYSLFVAINTIPAAILAHYSDALDDHKVMGITEGDWWAIIWLAWGVLWLTAFIENILKIPLGKFTPWLAIIEGILTAWIPAWLLFIQHWV; translated from the coding sequence ATGCTAGGACTTGTATTGTTGTATGTTGCAATTGTTTTGATTAGCAACGGAATTTGTGGTTTGACTAAGGTTGACCCAAAAAGCACTGCGGTGATGAACTATTTTGTGGGCGGACTTTCCATTATATGTAACACGATTGCAATTACTTATTTTGCACTCAACCCTAGCACTCCTGTAGAAGGTGCAGAGGATGTTGCTCAAGTATCGCATCATTTGACTAGTTTTTATGGTCCAGCTACCGGTTTGTTATTTGGTTTTACCTACCTATATGCAGCCATCAATCACACTTTCAATCTTGATTGGAGACCTTTCTCTTGGTATAGCTTGTTTGTAGCGATTAACACTATCCCTGCAGCGATTTTGGCTCACTACAGCGATGCTTTAGATGACCACAAAGTAATGGGTATTACCGAAGGCGATTGGTGGGCGATTATTTGGTTGGCTTGGGGTGTTTTGTGGCTTACAGCTTTCATTGAAAACATCTTAAAAATTCCTTTAGGAAAATTCACCCCATGGCTTGCTATCATTGAAGGGATTTTAACCGCTTGGATTCCAGCTTGGTTACTATTCATTCAGCACTGGGTGTGA
- the prfA gene encoding peptide chain release factor 1 → MSILVEKLSSILKRYNEITALLSDSEIISDVKRLTELSKEQSSIEELSMASKEYLSVLESIKENKELLEDKELSELAKEELKVLEVKKGELETSIKQLLIPKDPNDDKNIYLELRAGTGGDEAGIFVGDLFKAYCRYADLKKWRVEIVSSSENSVGGYKEIIALIKGKGVYSRLKFEAGTHRVQRVPETESQGRIHTSAITVAIMPEVDDVEVSINPSDLRIEVFRAGGHGGQCVNTTDSAVRITHIPTNISVSMQDEKSQHKNKDKALKILKARLYEKQIEEQQLANAKDRKEQVGSGDRSERVRTYNYPQNRLSEHRINLTLYSLEEIMLSGNLDEVINPLIAHAQSQFE, encoded by the coding sequence ATGTCCATTTTAGTAGAAAAGCTTTCTTCTATTCTCAAACGATATAATGAAATCACGGCGTTATTAAGCGATAGTGAAATCATTAGCGATGTCAAAAGGCTCACTGAATTGAGCAAAGAGCAAAGCTCTATTGAAGAACTTTCAATGGCAAGCAAGGAGTATTTGAGTGTTTTAGAGAGTATCAAGGAAAATAAAGAGCTTTTAGAAGACAAAGAGTTAAGCGAACTAGCCAAAGAAGAATTAAAAGTTTTAGAAGTTAAAAAAGGCGAGCTTGAAACAAGTATCAAGCAACTTCTCATTCCTAAAGACCCTAACGACGATAAAAACATCTACTTAGAACTAAGGGCTGGTACAGGGGGCGATGAGGCAGGCATTTTTGTGGGGGATTTGTTTAAGGCATATTGCCGTTATGCGGATTTGAAAAAGTGGAGAGTAGAGATTGTAAGCTCTAGTGAAAACAGCGTAGGGGGTTACAAAGAAATCATTGCTCTTATTAAGGGTAAGGGCGTGTACTCAAGGCTCAAATTTGAAGCAGGTACACACAGAGTCCAAAGAGTTCCAGAGACAGAATCTCAAGGACGCATCCATACTTCTGCTATCACGGTGGCAATTATGCCTGAAGTAGATGATGTGGAAGTCTCTATCAATCCTAGCGATTTGAGAATTGAAGTCTTTCGTGCCGGAGGTCATGGGGGACAATGCGTAAATACCACAGACTCTGCTGTTCGTATCACGCATATTCCTACTAATATCAGCGTGAGCATGCAAGATGAAAAATCCCAGCATAAAAATAAGGACAAAGCCCTAAAAATCTTAAAAGCACGCCTTTATGAAAAGCAAATTGAAGAGCAACAGCTCGCTAACGCTAAAGACAGGAAAGAGCAAGTTGGTAGCGGGGATAGAAGCGAAAGAGTGCGCACTTACAATTACCCACAAAATCGCTTGAGCGAACACAGAATCAACTTGACCTTGTATAGCCTAGAAGAAATCATGCTTTCAGGAAATTTAGATGAAGTGATTAACCCTTTAATCGCTCACGCTCAAAGCCAGTTTGAATAA
- a CDS encoding urease accessory protein UreF has product MKNIKKNANVLAKNVSQKIDNEFLILQVNDAVFPIGSYTHSFGLETYIQQRKVTDKENSLEYLKANLSSQFLYTEMLGLKLAYTSTLKQDLKKILEIEEMIVLSTSPMELRLANQKLGNRFIKTLQAMNELDMGMFFTAYAKKTINPTHATSYGVFCASLEIELKKALRHYLYAQTSNMVINCVKSVPLPQNDGQKILLSLQSHFNKLIEEVLELDESYLCVASIQNDIKAMQHESLYSRLYMS; this is encoded by the coding sequence GTGAAAAACATCAAAAAGAATGCAAATGTGCTTGCGAAAAATGTTTCCCAAAAGATAGATAATGAATTTTTAATCTTACAAGTGAATGATGCGGTGTTTCCCATTGGCTCTTACACACATTCTTTTGGGCTAGAAACTTATATCCAACAACGCAAGGTTACTGACAAAGAAAACTCCTTAGAGTATCTAAAGGCAAATCTCTCTAGCCAGTTTCTCTATACTGAAATGCTAGGCTTAAAGCTCGCCTATACAAGCACTCTCAAACAAGATTTAAAAAAAATCTTAGAAATTGAAGAAATGATTGTACTCTCTACAAGCCCCATGGAACTACGCTTGGCTAACCAAAAGCTAGGCAATCGCTTCATTAAAACCTTACAGGCTATGAATGAATTAGATATGGGTATGTTTTTTACTGCTTATGCTAAAAAGACCATAAACCCCACCCACGCCACCAGCTATGGGGTCTTTTGTGCAAGTTTAGAAATAGAGCTAAAAAAGGCATTAAGACATTATCTTTACGCTCAAACTTCTAATATGGTGATTAATTGCGTTAAAAGTGTTCCCCTACCCCAAAATGATGGGCAAAAAATCTTGTTGAGCTTACAAAGCCATTTCAACAAACTCATAGAAGAAGTCCTAGAATTAGATGAGAGCTATTTATGTGTAGCAAGTATTCAAAACGATATTAAGGCCATGCAACATGAGAGCTTATACTCACGCCTTTATATGTCTTAA
- the ureG gene encoding urease accessory protein UreG: MVKIGVCGPVGSGKTALIEALTRHMSKDYDMAVITNDIYTKEDAEFMCKNSVMPRDRIIGVETGGCPHTAIREDASMNLEAVEEMQQRFPNLELLLIESGGDNLSTTFNPELADFTIFVIDVAEGDKIPRKGGPGITRSDLLVINKIDLAPYVGADLGVMERDSKKMRGEKPFIFTNIRSKEGLDDVIAWIKHYALLED; this comes from the coding sequence ATGGTAAAGATTGGAGTTTGTGGTCCTGTAGGAAGCGGTAAAACCGCCTTAATTGAAGCATTAACCCGCCACATGTCAAAAGATTATGACATGGCGGTTATTACAAATGATATTTACACGAAAGAAGATGCGGAATTTATGTGCAAGAATTCTGTAATGCCACGAGACAGGATTATTGGGGTAGAGACAGGTGGCTGTCCGCACACCGCCATTAGAGAAGACGCTTCTATGAATTTAGAAGCTGTAGAAGAGATGCAACAACGCTTCCCTAATTTGGAATTGCTTTTAATTGAAAGTGGGGGCGATAATCTTTCTACGACTTTTAATCCGGAGTTAGCGGATTTTACGATTTTTGTGATTGATGTGGCTGAAGGCGATAAAATCCCACGAAAAGGCGGGCCAGGAATCACTCGCTCAGACTTGCTTGTCATCAATAAAATTGACTTAGCCCCCTATGTCGGAGCGGATTTAGGCGTAATGGAAAGAGATTCTAAAAAAATGCGTGGCGAAAAACCCTTTATTTTCACTAATATCCGCTCTAAAGAAGGTTTAGATGATGTAATTGCTTGGATTAAACATTACGCCCTATTGGAAGATTGA
- the glmM gene encoding phosphoglucosamine mutase: MKIFGTDGVRGKAGVKLTPMFVMRLGIAAGLYFKKHAKTHKILIGKDTRKSGYMIENALVSALTSIGYNIIQIGPMPTPAIAFLTENMRCDAGVMISASHNPFEDNGIKFFNSLGYKLQEEDEKAIEEIFHNEELLHSSYKIGENIGSAKRIDDVIGRYIVHLKHSFPKHLNLQGLRIVLDTANGAAYKVAPIVFSELGADVLVINDEPNGCNINEQCGAIYPNQLSQEVKKYRADLGFAFDGDADRLVVVDNLGNIVHGDKLLGVLGVYQKSKNALSSKVVVATSMSNLALKEYLKTQNLELKHCAIGDKFVSECMQLNKANFGGEQSGHIIFSDYAKTGDGLVCALQVSALVLESKQMSSVALNPFELYPQSLVNLNIQRKLPLESLKGYVPLIKGLEKLQIRHLIRYSGTENKLRILLECKDEKLLNSKMQELKEFFEGHLC, from the coding sequence ATGAAAATTTTTGGAACTGATGGCGTAAGGGGTAAAGCGGGGGTGAAACTCACCCCTATGTTTGTCATGCGTTTGGGTATTGCAGCGGGGTTGTATTTCAAAAAACATGCTAAGACTCATAAAATCCTAATCGGTAAAGACACAAGAAAAAGTGGCTACATGATAGAAAACGCTTTGGTGAGTGCACTCACTTCTATAGGCTACAATATCATTCAAATAGGACCTATGCCTACTCCAGCGATTGCGTTTTTGACTGAAAACATGCGTTGTGATGCGGGTGTTATGATAAGTGCGAGCCACAACCCTTTTGAAGATAATGGCATTAAATTTTTCAACTCCCTTGGTTACAAACTTCAAGAAGAAGATGAAAAAGCCATTGAAGAAATCTTTCATAATGAAGAATTGCTACACTCTAGCTACAAGATAGGCGAGAATATCGGTAGTGCTAAAAGGATAGATGATGTCATAGGGCGTTACATCGTGCATTTAAAGCATTCTTTCCCCAAACATTTGAATTTGCAGGGCTTAAGAATAGTGCTAGATACAGCTAATGGAGCGGCTTACAAGGTAGCTCCGATAGTTTTTAGCGAGCTTGGGGCTGATGTCTTAGTGATTAATGATGAGCCTAATGGGTGTAATATCAACGAGCAATGCGGAGCGATTTATCCTAACCAGCTCAGCCAAGAAGTGAAAAAATATCGTGCGGATTTGGGTTTTGCTTTTGATGGCGATGCAGATAGGCTAGTGGTGGTGGATAATCTAGGAAATATCGTGCATGGAGATAAGCTTCTAGGGGTGTTAGGGGTTTATCAAAAATCTAAAAACGCTCTTTCTTCTAAAGTCGTTGTCGCCACTAGCATGAGCAACTTAGCCCTTAAAGAGTATTTAAAAACCCAAAATTTAGAGCTTAAGCATTGTGCGATTGGCGATAAATTTGTGAGTGAATGCATGCAATTAAATAAAGCCAATTTTGGGGGCGAACAAAGTGGGCATATTATTTTTAGCGATTACGCAAAAACCGGCGATGGCTTGGTGTGTGCATTACAAGTGAGTGCGTTAGTTTTAGAAAGCAAACAAATGAGTTCAGTCGCATTAAACCCCTTTGAACTATATCCCCAAAGCCTTGTGAATCTCAATATCCAAAGAAAGCTCCCCCTAGAGAGTCTAAAAGGCTATGTCCCACTCATTAAAGGGCTAGAAAAATTACAAATACGCCATCTCATTCGTTATAGTGGGACAGAAAATAAATTACGAATTCTTTTGGAATGCAAGGATGAAAAGCTATTGAACTCAAAAATGCAAGAGTTAAAAGAATTTTTTGAAGGGCATTTGTGTTGA
- a CDS encoding urease accessory protein UreD: MNTYAQESKLRLKTKIGANGKCVIEDNFFTPPFKLMAPFYPKDDLAEIMLLAVSPGMMKGDAQDMQLNIGQNCKLRITSQSFEKIHNTEDGFASRNMNIEVEENAFLDFAPFPLIPFENAHFKGNTTISLHSSSQLLYSEIIVAGRVARDELFQFNRLHTKISVLQANRPIYYDNTILDPKTTDMKNMCMFDSYTHYLNLILINCPIDLLSVRTLIEESQTTNGVDGAVSEIASSHLCVKALASGSEALLDLREKIARLITQKI, translated from the coding sequence ATGAATACTTACGCTCAAGAATCTAAGCTCAGATTAAAAACCAAAATAGGGGCTAATGGAAAATGCGTGATTGAAGACAATTTTTTCACACCCCCTTTTAAGCTTATGGCACCCTTTTATCCTAAAGATGATTTAGCAGAAATCATGCTTTTAGCGGTAAGTCCTGGTATGATGAAAGGCGATGCACAGGATATGCAATTAAATATCGGTCAAAATTGCAAGCTCAGAATCACTTCACAATCCTTTGAAAAAATCCATAACACTGAAGATGGATTTGCTAGTAGGAACATGAACATTGAAGTAGAAGAAAACGCTTTTTTAGACTTTGCACCCTTTCCGTTAATCCCTTTTGAAAACGCTCATTTCAAGGGTAATACCACCATTTCTTTACACTCTAGTTCTCAATTGCTCTATAGTGAGATTATTGTGGCTGGGCGGGTGGCACGAGACGAATTGTTTCAATTCAATCGCTTACACACTAAAATCTCTGTTTTACAGGCTAACAGACCTATCTATTATGACAACACGATTTTAGACCCTAAGACTACGGATATGAAGAATATGTGCATGTTTGATAGCTACACGCATTATCTCAATCTCATTCTCATCAATTGCCCCATAGATTTATTGAGCGTGCGGACATTGATTGAAGAAAGCCAAACGACTAACGGAGTTGATGGGGCAGTGAGTGAAATCGCAAGTTCTCATTTATGCGTGAAAGCCCTAGCAAGTGGCTCAGAAGCTCTGCTAGATTTGAGAGAAAAAATCGCTCGCTTAATCACGCAAAAAATATGA